A region of Parabacteroides pacaensis DNA encodes the following proteins:
- a CDS encoding SusC/RagA family TonB-linked outer membrane protein, with product MIRVRKRYDQMSQVSQQAKNTKPGKVLSFRWMLPAILLTLVNAPHQDLCADVLPVTGKTQQTTKLKGKISDTGGESLPGATVQIKGSTKGVIADMEGNFEFDDCPLNSILVVSFIGMQNKEVKYTGQKFLNIVMEPKVDELEEVTVVAFAKQKKESVISSITTVKPSELKVPSSNLTTAFAGRVAGLISFQQSGEPGQDNASFFIRGITSFGAEAKKDPLILIDNIELSTEDLARLNTDDIASFTIMKDATATALYGARGANGVISVTTKEGKEGKVSVNARVENSFSMPTKKVKVADPVTYMRMQNEAIKTRDPLGLALYSEEKITMTERGLYPDIFPATDWYDTMFKDMTINQRANLSISGGGTVARYYVAANVSKDNGNVKVDKRNNFNSNINLMKYSIRSNVNVNLTKTTELILRMSATFDEYTGPIGGGSFMYKEVMQANPVLFKPYYEPDEQFAYAKHILFGNYGNASYVNPYAQALKGYNDYSKNTMLTQFEFKQDLNMLTKGLSARLLVNMDRYSEYSINRNYSPFFYNLASYNLLENSYKLNRLNPTGGTEYIYYDLRDRIIDSSFYLEGAVEYTRAFNEKHNVNALLVYTMRNKKVGSADNLEKSLPNRNIGLAGRLAYNYDSRYFGEFTFGYNGSERFSKNNRWGFFPSVALGWMISNEKFFKPLTNVFSQFKLKATYGLSGNDAIGSNDDRFYYLSQINMNADRLVNWGTQLGYNPLGIDVKRYANDQIGWETGYKFNTGVELTTNFGLSVNAEYFHERRENILISRIIPNTMGIIPAVKANLGIGKSGGADIELNYEKSFNKDLWMTGRGTFTYAHSEVVEWEEPDYSATPWLSRVGRSQDQQWGYIAERLFVDDDEVRNSPTQFGDYMAGDIKYRDVNGDGKISELDKVPIGFPTTPEINYGFGLSVGYKGLDASFFFQGSGRQSFWLDQKKVAPFRDSDTGESGSDGLTGQNAILQAFANSYWSESNRNPYALWPRLSNQVVENNDQQSTWFMQDATFLRLKSVEVGYTLPQTMTRKFKVQNLRFYVSGTNLACWSKFKLWDPEMAGNGLGYPVQRVINVGLNVGF from the coding sequence ATGATTAGAGTACGAAAGAGATACGACCAAATGAGCCAAGTATCTCAGCAAGCTAAAAACACAAAGCCCGGAAAAGTCCTTTCTTTTCGATGGATGCTTCCGGCAATTCTGTTAACCTTGGTGAATGCCCCGCATCAAGATTTATGTGCCGATGTTCTACCGGTTACCGGGAAAACACAACAAACGACCAAGCTAAAAGGAAAGATTTCCGACACGGGAGGGGAATCCTTACCTGGTGCAACCGTACAAATCAAAGGAAGTACCAAGGGGGTAATCGCCGACATGGAGGGAAACTTTGAATTTGATGACTGTCCGCTTAACAGTATCCTGGTAGTGTCCTTCATTGGTATGCAGAACAAGGAAGTAAAGTACACAGGACAAAAGTTCCTGAACATTGTTATGGAACCCAAAGTAGATGAGTTGGAAGAAGTAACGGTAGTAGCTTTCGCTAAACAAAAGAAAGAAAGCGTGATTTCTTCCATTACAACAGTTAAGCCCAGCGAACTAAAAGTTCCAAGCAGTAACTTAACTACTGCTTTCGCAGGTCGTGTAGCCGGTTTGATTTCTTTCCAACAAAGCGGGGAACCGGGACAAGACAATGCAAGCTTCTTTATCCGGGGTATTACCTCGTTTGGTGCCGAAGCCAAGAAAGACCCGTTAATCCTGATTGATAACATCGAATTAAGTACAGAAGATCTGGCCCGTTTAAATACGGATGATATTGCCAGTTTTACAATCATGAAGGATGCTACGGCAACTGCTCTGTATGGAGCCCGTGGAGCTAACGGTGTGATCTCGGTAACAACAAAAGAAGGAAAGGAAGGAAAAGTATCGGTCAATGCACGCGTAGAAAATTCTTTCTCCATGCCGACAAAAAAGGTAAAGGTTGCCGACCCGGTAACATACATGCGCATGCAAAACGAGGCCATTAAAACCCGTGACCCGCTGGGGTTGGCTCTCTATTCGGAAGAAAAGATCACGATGACCGAACGGGGCCTTTATCCTGACATTTTCCCTGCTACTGATTGGTACGACACGATGTTTAAAGATATGACCATCAACCAACGCGCTAATTTAAGTATTAGTGGTGGTGGAACAGTAGCACGCTACTATGTGGCTGCCAATGTTTCAAAGGATAACGGAAATGTAAAAGTGGATAAACGAAACAATTTTAATTCCAATATTAATTTGATGAAATATTCTATCCGTTCTAACGTAAACGTTAACCTCACCAAAACTACGGAATTGATTTTAAGAATGAGTGCCACGTTTGATGAATATACCGGTCCTATTGGTGGAGGAAGTTTTATGTATAAAGAAGTAATGCAAGCCAATCCGGTATTGTTCAAGCCTTATTACGAACCGGATGAACAGTTCGCTTATGCTAAACATATTTTGTTTGGAAATTACGGAAATGCTTCTTATGTTAACCCCTATGCCCAAGCCTTGAAAGGATATAACGACTATAGTAAAAATACGATGCTCACCCAATTCGAATTTAAACAAGATTTGAATATGCTGACAAAAGGATTGAGTGCCCGTCTTTTGGTAAATATGGATCGCTATTCGGAATATTCTATTAACAGAAACTATTCACCGTTTTTCTATAATCTAGCGTCTTACAATCTATTAGAAAATTCTTATAAACTAAATCGGCTAAATCCGACAGGAGGGACAGAATATATTTACTATGATCTTAGAGACAGAATTATTGACTCCTCTTTTTATCTGGAAGGAGCTGTAGAATATACGCGTGCATTTAACGAAAAGCATAATGTAAATGCCTTACTAGTATATACAATGCGTAATAAAAAAGTAGGTAGTGCCGACAATTTGGAAAAGTCTTTACCCAACCGCAATATCGGATTGGCCGGACGTTTAGCTTACAATTATGACTCCCGCTATTTTGGAGAATTTACCTTTGGCTATAACGGTTCCGAACGATTTTCTAAAAATAACCGTTGGGGATTCTTTCCTTCCGTTGCTTTAGGATGGATGATCTCTAATGAAAAATTCTTCAAACCTTTAACAAATGTCTTTTCTCAGTTTAAGCTAAAAGCAACCTACGGATTATCAGGAAATGATGCTATTGGAAGCAATGATGATCGTTTTTATTATCTTTCCCAAATCAATATGAATGCAGACAGATTGGTAAATTGGGGAACACAACTAGGATATAATCCGCTAGGTATAGACGTAAAACGATATGCAAATGATCAGATAGGATGGGAAACCGGTTACAAATTCAATACCGGTGTAGAACTGACCACTAATTTCGGACTGTCTGTGAATGCAGAGTATTTTCATGAACGCCGTGAAAACATTTTAATAAGTCGTATTATTCCTAATACAATGGGTATCATACCTGCCGTAAAGGCTAATTTAGGTATAGGAAAAAGTGGGGGCGCAGATATAGAGCTTAATTACGAAAAGAGTTTTAATAAGGATTTATGGATGACCGGCCGGGGTACATTTACCTATGCACATAGTGAAGTGGTTGAATGGGAAGAGCCGGATTATAGTGCAACACCATGGCTGTCAAGAGTAGGAAGATCTCAAGACCAGCAATGGGGATATATTGCCGAACGCCTTTTTGTTGACGATGACGAAGTAAGAAACTCACCTACCCAGTTTGGAGATTATATGGCAGGGGATATTAAATACCGAGATGTAAATGGAGACGGAAAAATTTCCGAATTAGATAAGGTTCCTATCGGATTCCCAACTACTCCGGAAATTAACTATGGCTTTGGTTTATCCGTCGGTTATAAAGGCTTGGATGCTTCCTTCTTTTTCCAAGGATCGGGTCGTCAGTCTTTCTGGCTGGATCAGAAAAAAGTGGCTCCTTTTAGAGACTCTGATACAGGAGAAAGTGGTAGCGACGGATTAACAGGTCAAAATGCTATTTTACAAGCTTTTGCTAACAGCTATTGGTCTGAAAGTAATCGTAATCCCTATGCTTTATGGCCTCGCCTTTCTAACCAAGTAGTAGAAAATAACGACCAGCAAAGCACTTGGTTTATGCAAGATGCTACTTTCTTGCGTTTAAAATCGGTGGAAGTCGGATATACCCTTCCTCAAACAATGACCCGGAAATTCAAAGTACAGAACTTACGCTTTTATGTTAGTGGAACTAACTTGGCTTGCTGGAGTAAATTCAAACTTTGGGATCCGGAAATGGCAGGGAACGGGTTAGGCTATCCCGTTCAAAGGGTAATTAATGTAGGACTTAACGTAGGATTCTAA
- a CDS encoding SusC/RagA family TonB-linked outer membrane protein, which yields MIRVKGSYDKFSLVSQQVKNTNARKINSFKWILPAILLALVNAPHQDLRADVLPVTGKAQQTIKLKGKISDTGGESLPGATVQIKGSTKGVIADMDGNFEFDDCPLNSILVVSFIGMQNKEVKYTGQKFLNIVMEPKVDELEEVTVVAFAKQKKESVISSITTVKPSELKVPSSNLTTAFAGRVAGLISYQQSGEPGQDNASFFIRGITSFGAESKKDPLILIDGIELGTEDLARLNTDDIASFTIMKDATATALYGARGANGVISVTTKEGKEGKVSVNARVENSFSMPTRKVKIADPVTYMRMQNEAIKTRDPLGLALYSEEKITMTERGLYPDIFPATDWYDTMFKDLTINQRANLSISGGGTVARYYVAANVTKDNGNMTVDKRNNFNSNINLMKYSIRSNVNVNVTKTTELVLRMSATFDEYTGPIGGGSFMYKEVMQANPVLFKPYYEPDEQFAYAKHILFGNYGNSKYVNPYAQALKGYNDYSKNTMLVQFLFNQDLSMVTKGLAAHLLVNMDRYSEYSVDRNYSPFFYNLSSYNLLENSYKLNRLNPSEGTEYIGYNPGNRYIDTSFYLEGRVEYTRTFEEKHNTNALLVYTMRNKKSGISEDLERSLPNRNIGLAGRLAYNYDSRYFGEFTFGYNGSERFSKNNRWGFFPSAAIGWMVSNESFFKPLSKLFPQFKLKATYGLSGQDQIGNNEDRFYYLSKIVMDASRNVNWGTQLNYNPKGIEVKRYANDQIGWEIAKKLNAGVEVSTNFGLSLNAEYFQEHRRNILVNRIIPNTMGVLPDVKANLGKAKGYGVDMELNYEKSFNKDLWMTGRGTFTYARNKVMEWEEPDYSATPWLSKVGQSGQQQWGYIAERLFVDDEEVRNSPTQFGDYMAGDIKYRDVNGDGKISELDKVPIGFPTSPEINYGFGLSVGYKGVDASFFFQGSGRQSFWLDQKKVAPFRDSDTGESGDDKLTGQNAILQAFANSYWSESNRNPYALWPRLSNVVVENNDQQSTWFMQDATFLRLKSVEVGYTIPQAMTRKFKVQNLRFYVSGTNLACWSKFKLWDPEMAGNGLGYPVQRVINVGLNVGF from the coding sequence ATGATTAGAGTAAAAGGGAGTTACGACAAATTTAGTCTAGTATCTCAGCAAGTTAAAAACACAAATGCCCGGAAGATAAATTCTTTTAAATGGATACTTCCGGCAATTCTGTTAGCCTTGGTGAATGCCCCACATCAAGATTTACGTGCCGATGTCCTACCGGTTACCGGGAAAGCACAACAAACGATCAAGCTAAAAGGAAAGATTTCCGACACCGGAGGGGAATCCTTACCTGGTGCGACCGTACAGATCAAAGGAAGTACCAAGGGGGTAATCGCCGACATGGATGGAAACTTTGAATTTGACGACTGTCCGCTTAACAGTATCTTGGTAGTTTCCTTTATTGGTATGCAAAACAAGGAAGTAAAGTACACAGGACAAAAGTTCCTGAACATTGTTATGGAACCCAAAGTAGACGAGTTGGAAGAAGTAACGGTGGTCGCCTTTGCTAAACAAAAGAAAGAAAGTGTAATTTCTTCTATTACGACGGTTAAGCCCAGCGAACTAAAAGTTCCAAGCAGTAACTTAACTACTGCTTTCGCAGGTCGTGTTGCGGGTTTGATTTCTTATCAACAAAGTGGAGAGCCGGGACAAGACAATGCAAGCTTCTTTATCCGAGGTATTACCTCATTTGGTGCCGAATCAAAAAAGGATCCGTTGATTTTGATTGATGGAATTGAGTTAGGAACGGAAGATTTGGCCCGTTTAAATACGGATGATATTGCCAGCTTTACAATCATGAAGGATGCTACGGCAACTGCTCTGTATGGAGCCCGTGGAGCTAACGGTGTTATCTCGGTAACAACGAAAGAAGGAAAGGAAGGAAAAGTATCGGTTAATGCACGTGTAGAAAATTCCTTTTCTATGCCAACAAGAAAAGTAAAAATTGCCGACCCTGTAACATACATGCGCATGCAAAACGAGGCCATTAAAACCCGTGACCCGTTGGGATTAGCCCTCTACTCGGAAGAAAAGATCACGATGACCGAACGGGGCCTTTATCCCGACATTTTCCCTGCTACCGATTGGTACGACACGATGTTTAAGGATTTGACCATTAACCAACGTGCCAATTTAAGTATCAGTGGAGGAGGAACGGTAGCACGTTATTATGTGGCAGCCAACGTTACAAAAGATAATGGTAACATGACGGTAGACAAACGGAACAATTTTAATTCCAATATTAATTTGATGAAGTATTCTATCCGTTCTAATGTAAATGTAAATGTAACCAAGACCACGGAATTAGTATTAAGAATGAGCGCCACATTCGATGAATATACCGGTCCCATCGGAGGCGGTAGCTTTATGTACAAAGAAGTAATGCAAGCCAATCCTGTACTATTCAAGCCTTATTACGAACCGGACGAACAATTCGCTTATGCCAAGCATATTTTGTTTGGAAATTACGGAAATTCCAAATATGTAAATCCTTATGCGCAGGCATTAAAAGGATATAACGATTATAGCAAGAACACGATGTTGGTCCAATTCCTTTTTAACCAGGATTTAAGCATGGTGACAAAAGGATTAGCCGCTCACCTTTTAGTAAATATGGATCGTTATTCCGAATATTCGGTAGATAGAAATTATTCACCTTTTTTCTATAATTTATCTTCTTATAATTTATTGGAAAATTCTTATAAATTGAATAGGTTAAACCCTTCGGAGGGAACAGAATATATCGGCTATAATCCAGGTAACAGATATATTGATACATCCTTTTATTTGGAAGGGAGAGTGGAATATACGCGCACATTTGAAGAAAAACATAATACTAATGCGCTTTTGGTATATACTATGCGAAATAAAAAAAGTGGTATTTCCGAAGATTTGGAAAGATCTTTACCAAATCGTAATATCGGACTGGCTGGTCGTTTAGCTTACAACTATGATTCCCGTTATTTCGGAGAATTTACCTTTGGCTACAATGGTTCAGAACGTTTTTCTAAAAATAACCGATGGGGATTCTTCCCTTCAGCAGCTATAGGATGGATGGTTTCCAATGAAAGTTTTTTCAAGCCTTTAAGCAAGCTTTTCCCCCAATTCAAGTTAAAAGCAACTTACGGATTGTCCGGACAAGATCAAATCGGAAACAACGAAGATCGGTTTTATTATCTTTCGAAGATTGTAATGGATGCAAGTCGTAACGTCAATTGGGGAACCCAATTAAATTATAATCCGAAAGGAATAGAAGTGAAACGCTATGCAAATGACCAGATAGGATGGGAAATCGCTAAAAAGTTAAATGCGGGTGTAGAAGTTTCGACTAATTTCGGTTTGTCTTTGAATGCAGAATATTTCCAGGAACATCGTAGAAATATTTTGGTAAATCGTATTATCCCTAATACAATGGGTGTTTTGCCGGATGTAAAAGCCAATTTAGGTAAAGCAAAAGGATACGGTGTGGATATGGAACTTAATTATGAAAAGAGTTTTAATAAAGACTTATGGATGACTGGCCGAGGAACATTTACCTATGCGCGTAATAAAGTAATGGAGTGGGAAGAACCGGATTATAGTGCAACACCTTGGCTGTCGAAAGTAGGGCAATCAGGCCAACAACAATGGGGATATATAGCCGAACGCCTTTTTGTGGACGATGAAGAAGTAAGAAATTCGCCTACCCAGTTTGGAGATTACATGGCAGGAGATATCAAATACCGGGATGTAAACGGCGACGGAAAGATTTCCGAATTAGATAAGGTTCCTATCGGATTCCCGACGAGTCCGGAAATTAACTATGGTTTCGGGCTATCCGTCGGTTATAAAGGTGTGGATGCTTCTTTCTTCTTCCAAGGGTCAGGTCGTCAATCTTTCTGGCTGGATCAGAAAAAAGTAGCTCCTTTTAGAGATTCGGATACAGGAGAAAGTGGAGATGATAAATTGACAGGACAAAATGCTATTTTGCAAGCTTTTGCTAATAGCTATTGGTCGGAAAGTAACCGAAATCCCTATGCTTTATGGCCTCGCCTTTCTAACGTAGTAGTAGAAAATAATGATCAGCAAAGTACCTGGTTTATGCAGGATGCTACTTTCTTACGTTTGAAATCAGTAGAAGTGGGTTATACGATTCCCCAGGCAATGACACGGAAATTCAAAGTACAGAACTTACGTTTTTATGTTAGTGGTACTAACTTGGCTTGCTGGAGTAAATTCAAACTCTGGGATCCGGAAATGGCAGGTAACGGGTTAGGCTATCCCGTTCAAAGGGTAATTAATGTAGGACTTAATGTAGGATTCTAA